In Ischnura elegans chromosome 6, ioIscEleg1.1, whole genome shotgun sequence, one genomic interval encodes:
- the LOC124160348 gene encoding protein atonal-like has translation MSVAAHFPAAATQRLPGRHPYPTAAAATSDHGPFTDLTMMYLKNRAYLGGDADGAASEGYHSPVSSPESFYAPSCSSSTSGVSAASSFSYHPAGSPPAPVEEEKKLLEIGFYSHPHPSPKPYPAQHTAQVNPVASYPPHQNQESPNERLCGIQTAAQPQYGGTQQEVDYLRGRETQETAWGAYPAEAARDYYYGDFNACKEAVTEEDVQRTAGPSRLDTEDEDQGAGEEESECSDGGSSSVKSVSGETSPGPHGSSRGPSRAPTADVVRKRRLAANARERRRMNSLNDAFDRLRDVVPSLGNDRKLSKFETLQMAQTYIAALHELLNRD, from the coding sequence ATGTCCGTCGCCGCCCACTTCCCGGCCGCCGCTACGCAGAGGCTCCCGGGCCGGCACCCTTACCCCACGGCGGCCGCCGCCACCAGCGACCACGGCCCTTTCACCGACCTCACCATGATGTACCTCAAGAACAGGGCTTACCTCGGGGGAGACGCGGATGGCGCCGCTTCCGAGGGCTACCACAGTCCGGTGTCCAGCCCTGAGAGTTTCTACGCCCCTTCCTGCTCTTCCTCCACTTCCGGGGTGTCCGCTGCGTCCTCTTTCTCCTATCACCCGGCCGGCAGCCCGCCGGCGCCTGTCGAGGAGGAAAAGAAGTTACTCGAGATAGGCTTCTACAGCCACCCGCACCCCTCCCCAAAGCCCTACCCAGCACAACACACGGCACAAGTCAACCCCGTCGCTTCGTACCCGCCGCACCAGAACCAGGAGAGCCCGAACGAGAGGCTCTGCGGCATCCAAACCGCGGCACAACCCCAGTACGGTGGAACCCAGCAAGAAGTGGACTATCTCCGGGGGCGGGAAACGCAAGAGACGGCGTGGGGGGCGTATCCCGCCGAGGCGGCGCGAGATTACTACTACGGAGACTTCAACGCATGCAAGGAGGCTGTGACGGAAGAGGATGTCCAGAGGACGGCGGGACCTAGCCGCTTGGATACAGAGGACGAAGATCAAGGCGCTGGGGAGGAGGAGAGCGAGTGTAGCGATGGTGGTTCGTCGTCGGTGAAGAGCGTGTCGGGAGAGACCTCGCCAGGGCCCCACGGGAGCAGTAGGGGTCCATCGAGGGCGCCAACGGCCGATGTGGTCCGTAAACGACGTCTCGCGGCCAACGCGCGAGAAAGGAGACGGATGAACAGCCTCAACGACGCCTTTGACAGGCTGAGGGACGTCGTACCATCGCTGGGTAATGACCGCAAGCTCTCCAAGTTCGAGACGTTGCAGATGGCCCAGACGTACATTGCAGCGCTACACGAGCTGCTCAACAGAGACTGa